In one Fusarium keratoplasticum isolate Fu6.1 chromosome 5, whole genome shotgun sequence genomic region, the following are encoded:
- a CDS encoding AMPK1-CBM domain-containing protein has product MGSFTFKWEHPADEVYVTGTFDDWTKSVKLEKTDDVFSKTVDLKDASSKIYYKFVVDGNWVINQSAPNEPDTQGNVNNFLTPDQISQDTAAAAILNTVTPTSTTAAMASEQPIEVKPVEEKALNEKVLDEKLAEDKAVAALTSEETLTENEKAHPLETPSDIPGGFPVTPATELDKPVTVAPLANELEKPISVNPLPASEGVGNPITLAPGEKIPESITAQSTDKYVKLDKESYEKSDAIPGVETELPPVSANTIPESSLPIIGAQDVAINTVTPVSTTAALAAEVPLEPKPAVPEVVKESQEKANAAPEASAEAEGVEEKAKVEEELKEKVPEAPATSEGTAGQGTEKSEKAQDAGLAALAATAGGAVIAAGLTAKETIEEKAAPVVNNATEVITDAANKNLPDAVKEKLPVAAQEALDAKNKEQVREEVSPEVPAEVKESLVEAGKSPEAAANTEAVQEKKEVEAELLKEVKPVTGTYDAVVEPTSEETKQVSPEVPAEVKESIVEAGKSPEAAANTEAVEEKKLVEAELLKEVAPVAPVEETKTEAVAPEVPAEVKESIVEAGKAPEAAASTEAVENKKEVEAELLKETEPVPAVKEAKVEEAEPAAEPAAAVAPVVQPEEAKPEAKTETPKVEETKTEEAKPAEPAVEPVTKPEEVKAEAKPEPQAETPAVGNGTSAAENGSKATETKPAEPAANGSSSTTAQKKKHNRLSSIFSKIKHKLSDHK; this is encoded by the exons ATGGGCAGCTTCACTTTCAAGTG GGAGCATCCCGCCGACGAAGTCTACGTGACCGGTACCTTCGACGACTGGACCAAGAGCGTCAAGCTCGAAAAGACGGACGATGTCTTCTCCAAGACGGTCGACCTCAAGGATGCCTCGAGCAAGATCTACTACAAG TTCGTTGTCGACGGTAACTGGGTAATCAACCAATCAGCACCCAACGAACCTGACACTCAGGGCAACGTGAACAACTTCCTCACTCCCGACCAAATCTCACAAGataccgccgccgccgccattcTTAACACCGTCACCCCCACATCTACCACCGCTGCGATGGCATCCGAGCAGCCTATCGAGGTAAAGCCCGTTGAGGAAAAGGCGCTTAACGAGAAGGTGCTtgacgagaagctggccgaggacaaggctgTCGCCGCGCTCACTTCTGAGGAGACCCTCACCGAGAACGAGAAGGCGCACCCCCTCGAGACCCCTTCTGACATCCCAGGCGGATTCCCCGTCACACCCGCGACTGAACTGGATAAGCCCGTGACTGTTGCGCCTCTTGCGaacgagctcgagaagcccaTCAGCGTCAACCCCCTCCCCGCTTCTGAGGGCGTTGGTAACCCCATTACCCTGGCTCCCGGCGAGAAGATTCCCGAATCTATCACCGCTCAGAGCACCGACAAATacgtcaagctcgacaaggagTCGTACGAGAAGAGCGACGCTATCCCTGGTGTCGAGACTGAGCTCCCTCCTGTTTCCGCCAACACTATCCCCGAGTCCAGCCTCCCCATTATCGGTGCTCAGGATGTCGCCATTAACACTGTGACCCCTGTTTCCACCACCGCggccctcgccgccgaggttCCCCTTGAGCCCAAGCCTGCTGTCcccgaggttgtcaaggagaGCCAGGAGAAGGCCAACGCGGCCCCTGAAGCTAGCGCCGAAgccgagggcgtcgaggagaaggccaaggttgaggaggagttgaaggagaaggtTCCTGAGGCCCCTGCTACCTCTGAGGGCACCGCTGGCCAGGGTACCGAGAAGTCTGAGAAGGCCCAGGACGCTGGACTGGCTGCTCTCGCTGCCACCGCTGGTGGTGCCGTCATCGCTGCCGGCCTCACTGCCAAGGAGAccatcgaggagaaggccgcTCCTGTGGTAAACAACGCGACCGAGGTTATTACCGATGCCGCCAACAAGAACCTCCCtgatgctgtcaaggagaagcttcCCGTAGCCGCCCAGGAGGCTCTGGacgccaagaacaaggagcagGTCCGAGAGGAGGTGTCTCCCGAGGTCCCTGCTGAGGTCAAGGAGTCTCTCGTTGAGGCTGGCAAGTCCCCCGAGGCCGCTGCCAACACTGAGGCCGttcaggagaagaaggaggttgaggctgagcttctcaaggagGTCAAGCCTGTCACTGGTACTTATGACGCCGTGGTGGAGCCTACCAGTGAGGAGACGAAGCAGGTTTCCCCCGAGGTTCCTGCTGAGGTTAAGGAGtccatcgtcgaggccggcaaGAGCCccgaggctgctgccaacACCGAAgccgtcgaggagaagaagcttgtcgaggccgagctcctGAAGGAGGTCGCCCCCGTTGCCCCTGTTGAGGAGACCAAGACTGAGGCTGTTGCCCCTGAGGTGCCCGCTGAGGTTAAGGAGTCTATTGTTGAGGCCGGCAAGGCCCCTGAGGCTGCCGCTAGCACCGAGGCTGTTgagaacaagaaggaggtcgaggctgAGCTCCTGAAGGAGACTGAGCCTGTCCCTGCCgtgaaggaggccaaggtggaaGAGGCCGAGCCCGCTGCCGAGCCCGCAGCTGCTGTTGCTCCCGTGGTTCAgcccgaggaggccaagcccgaggccaagacagaGACACCCAAGGTGGAAGAGACCAAGACTGAGGAGGCTAAGCCCGCCGAGCCCGCCGTTGAGCCTGTAACGAAACctgaagaggtcaaggctgaggctaAGCCTGAGCCCCAGGCGGAAACTCCCGCTGTCGGTAACGGCACCTCAGCTGCCGAGAACGGCAGCAAGGCTACCGAGACCAAGCCTGCTGAGCCTGCCGCCAACGGTAGCTCTTCGACCACCGcccaaaagaagaagcacaACCGACTGAGCTCGATCTTCAGCAAGATCAAGCACAAGCTGTCCGACCACAAGtag
- a CDS encoding Alpha-galactosidase has product MATKPADVETPEKKGLAAKTNTKKSWPLWKKLTIIGAALVIITALAVGLGVGLTRGKGGDDNDNDNSNSDSDTSDDHDSALKVRGKTWQPKVGSPWQIVLLKPIKLNDDGTADDLEPNVGIYDLDLYDNDAETFAALRKAGKKIICYFSAGSWENWRDDKNQFKKSDLGKTLDGWPDEKWLNLRSQNVRNIMKKRIKLAAQKGCDAIDPDNVDGYQNDNGLKLTEEDSISYIKFLSKEAAKYNMSTGLKNAGGIITSVLPYVAFSVNEQCIQYSECETFAAFIKAKKPVFNIEYPKGAPKVKDADRQRICSQSGKAKGSKDFSKVIKKMNLDGWVMYCPNDTYTTATED; this is encoded by the exons ATGGCGACGAAACCAGCAGATGTCGAAACAcctgagaagaaggggtTGGCGGCAAAGACTAACACCAAGAAGTCCTGGCCGTTGTGGAAGAAGCTCACCATTATCGGTGCAGCCCTCGTCATTATCACGGCGCTGGCAGTTGGACTCGGTGTTGGCTTAACACGAGGGAAAGGgggcgacgacaacgacaacgacaacagcAACTCAGATTCAGACACCAGCGACGACCATGACTCTGCCCTCAAGGTCCGCGGTAAAACATGGCAGCCCAAGGTCGGCTCCCCTTGGCAGATTGTCCTCCTCAAGCCTATCAAGCTCAACGACGACGGCACCGCCGACGACCTGGAGCCCAATGTGGGCATCTACGACCTCGACCTCTACGACAACGACGCAGAGACCTTTGCGGCACTTCGAaaggctggaaagaagaTCATCTGTTACTTTAGCGCCGGCTCGTGGGAAAACTGGCGCGACGACAAGAACCAGTTTAAGAAGTCGGACCTGGGCAAGACGCTTGACGGATGGCCTGATGAGAAGTGGCTCAACTTGAGGAGTCAGAATGTGCGCAATATCATGAAGAAGCGTATTAAGCTTGCTGCGCAAAAGGGTTGTGATGCTATCGACCCTGATAATGTGGACGGCTAT CAAAACGACAACGGCCTCAAACTCACCGAAGAAGACTCCATATCGTATATCAAGTTCCTCTCTAAGGAAGCAGCCAAATACAACATGTCAACCGGTCTCAAAAACGCTGGAGGCATCATCACATCGGTCCTCCCCTACGTCGCCTTCTCCGTCAACGAGCAGTGCATCCAGTACAGCGAGTGCGAGACCTTTGCCGccttcatcaaggccaagaagcccgtctTCAATATCGAGTACCCCAAGGGCGCGCCCAAGGTCAAAGATGCCGATCGTCAGAGGATCTGCTCGCAGTcgggcaaggccaaggggtCCAAGGATTTTagcaaggtcatcaagaagatgaatCTTGATGGTTGGGTCATGTATTGTCCCAACGATACATACACAACTGCGACGGAGGATTGA
- a CDS encoding Zn(2)-C6 fungal-type domain-containing protein, whose product MHNGVGKNSGDVSVENRPPTTEIDSDEANQLLSEDDDHGDQETLCRNGKRKRPISVSCELCKQRKVKCDRGQPSCGWCSRNGAVCEYKERKKPGLRAGYGRELEQRLDKLEEILRSHAEILQATLAANTNPALAASVRHSNPSLPSDQGTPRDGPHVFRPSEPVRTPQTDSALFGQKAPSSGFAPSTQSVDFGVARTPGVSDGFQNGNHVQLPPMTAASQISPMQPSAAAQDYYNSVQPNIHSPTAAMSAAPGTTTPDRDMPPYDLLYALVDLYFKHINTWCPILHRKTTLDTLFGPSTLDETDRILLHAIVATTMRYSTDARLTDERREHYHRVSKERVLLYGMGNSSVKSLQALVILALDLVGSGNGPPGWNIMALITRSVVQLGLAVEITSSTVSPHYLSIYTLRAMTLSEPKDFIEEEARRRLFWMIYLLDRYATIATAFEFALDDREIDRTLPCRDDLWIKNQKVDTRWFRTDVNHSGSPDHDIDQPENLGAFAYYIEILGILSKIHKFLKQPVDISALSDVEQWQMRYKELDNMLTSWKFGLPGEFGNMAKLFHPGSKNINCAWVMLHATYHTAVIRLHSSAAYPTTRSPIFTPSYSASQRCHSAVENVAALGEFVVNNGMLAKLGPPFAFTLWVSARLLLVHGSTVEHKLSPQISFFVDSLRDMGRFWPVAARYCQLLQRVLDEHRDSERQGDGITPSSVKILSDMRRTAFDLDFLISRQPNQGGSALSRLPSVTPARTPAPNELEYLDVFDFFNVPRLPFGGENIAGVNGTPAPADNSMDTSNDNGPPGLGASNEFNITNFMVDANSDWLFKQEGGSKFMTTT is encoded by the exons atgcaCAACGGGGTGGGCAAGAACTCGGGCGATGTCTCGGTAGAGAATCGCCCGCCCACGACCGAGATCGATAGCGACGAGGCCAACCAGCTCCTcagcgaggacgatgatCATGGCGACCAGGAGACCCTATGTCGCAACGGGAAAAGGAAACGGCCCATCTCGGTCTC GTGTGAGCTATGCAAGCAAAGAAAG GTCAAATGTGATCGTGGTCAACCCTCTTGTGGTTGGTGTAGCCGAAATGGCGCCGTCTGCGAGTAcaaggagcgcaagaagCCTGGCTTGAGAGCTGGCTACGGTCGCGAACTCGAACAGCGTCTCGACAAGCTCGAAGAGATCTTGCGCTCTCATGCCGAGATCCTTCAAGCCACTCTAGCAGCCAACACCAATCCTGCTCTTGCTGCCAGCGTCCGACATAGCAACCCAAGTCTTCCCAGCGATCAAGGAACACCACGAGATGGTCCTCACGTCTTTCGACCCTCCGAGCCCGTCCGTACCCCTCAGACCGACTCTGCTTTGTTTGGGCAGAAAGCTCCCAGCTCTGGTTTTGCGCCCAGCACCCAAAGCGTTGACTTTGGCGTCGCCCGTACTCCTGGTGTGAGCGATGGCTTTCAGAATGGGAACCATGTGCAGCTGCCTCCCATGACGGCGGCTTCTCAGATCTCGCCCATGCAGCCCAGCGCAGCTGCGCAAGACTACTACAACTCTGTACAACCCAATATTCATTCTCCCACAGCAGCAATGTCAGCAGCCCCTGGAACTACCACTCCCGACCGGGATATGCCACCCTACGACCTTCTCTACGCCCTTGTCGACCTCTACTTTAAACACATCAACACCTGGTGCCCAATCCTTCACCGCAAAACAACCCTAGATACCCTATTCGGTCCGTCTACACTCGACGAGACTGATCGAATCCTCCTCCACGCGATTGTGGCAACGACAATGCGCTACTCGACAGATGCGAGATTGACCGACGAACGACGGGAGCACTACCACAGGGTTTCCAAAGAACGAGTTCTCCTTTACGGCATGGGAAACTCATCAGTCAAGTCCCTGCAAGCTCTCGTCATTCTCGCCCTCGATCTCGTCGGTAGCGGCAATGGGCCTCCGGGATGGAACATCATGGCGCTCATCACCCGCTCCGTGGTACAACTTGGCCTGGCTGTAGAAATCACGTCGTCGACAGTGTCCCCCCATTACCTCTCAATTTATACCTTGCGTGCCATGACTCTTTCAGAGCCTAAAGACTTTATTGAAGAAGAGGCGCGACGGCGACTCTTCTGGATGATTTACCTGCTGGACCGATACGCAACGATCGCAACAGCCTTCGAGTTCGCCCTCGACGACCGGGAAATAGACAGGACGTTGCCCTGCCGCGACGATCTGTGGATCAAGAATCAAAAGGTGGACACCAGGTGGTTCCGCACTGATGTGAACCACTCGGGCTCCCCAGACCACGACATCGACCAGCCCGAGAATCTTGGCGCCTTTGCGTACTACATTGAGATTCTTGGCATTCTTTCCAAGATACACAAGTTCTTGAAGCAGCCAGTTGATATCAGTGCCTTAAGCGACGTGGAGCAATGGCAGATGCGGTACAAGGAGTTGGACAACATGCTGACGTCGTGGAAGTTTGGCCTCCCCGGTGAGTTtggcaacatggccaagctctTCCATCCGGGCAGCAAGAACATCAATTGCGCCTGGGTCATGCTTCACGCCACGTACCACACAGCTGTCATCCGCCTTCATTCGTCTGCCGCCTATCCTACGACAAGGTCCCCCATCTTCACCCCGTCTTATAGTGCATCTCAACGGTGCCACAGCGCCGTGGAGAATGTGGCTGCGCTGGGGGAATTCGTAGTGAATAATGGGATGTTGGCCAAGCTGGGTCCACCATTTGCATTTACTCTTTGGGTGTCAGCACGGCTACTCCTTGTTCACGGCTCAACAGTTGAGCACAAACTGTCGCCTCAGATTTCCTTCTTTGTCGACAGCCTCCGCGATATGGGTCGGTTCTGGCCTGTTGCCGCTCGATACTGTCAGTTACTGCAAAGGGTCCTGGACGAGCACCGCGATAGTGAGCGACAGGGCGATGGCATAACCCCCAGCTCTGTCAAGATACTGTCTGACATGCGACGCACGGCATTCGATCTGGACTTCCTCATCTCTCGGCAGCCGAACCAGGGTGGATCAGCGCTGAGTCGATTGCCCAGTGTCACACCAGCGAGGACGCCAGCACCAAACGAACTTGAATATCTCGATGTCTTTGACTTTTTCAACGTTCCTCGCCTGCCGTTCGGAGGCGAGAATATTGCTGGTGTGAATGGAACTCCAGCGCCAGCAGACAACAGCATGGATACATCCAATGACAATGGTCCTCCTGGCCTGGGGGCCTCGAACGAGTTTAATATCACCAACTTCATGGTCGATGCCAACAGCGATTGGCTGTTTAAGCAGGAAGGGGGGTCGAAATTTATGACGACAACATGA
- a CDS encoding MR-MLE domain-containing protein yields MATVRDFPTIKAIRSFIIGGVGSGGDYHNVKGGHWLIDSDISTPCSRWEQYKKSRTSWGINVLGSFLVEIEATDGTVGFATGFGGPPACWLVHQHFERFLIGADPRNTNLLFEQMYRASMFYGRKGLPIAVISVIDLALWDLLGKLRNEPVYRLIGGATKERLDFYCTGPEPTAAKAMGFWGAKVPLPFCPDDGHEGLRKNVEFLRKHREAVGPDFPIMVDCYMSLNVSYTIEIVKATLDLNINWWEECLSPDDTDGFALIKRAHPQVKFTTGEHEYSRFGFRKLIEDRNLDIIQPDVMWLGGLTELLKVAAHAAAYDIPIVPHASGPYSYHFQISQPNTPFQEYLANSPDGKSVLPVFGDLFIDEPIPTKGFLTTADLDKPGFGLTLNPAARSKLIPSDYLLKMPAVPTLAPPSPPNEKEEEEKPETKEESKPNGVVEQLAAKVEGLTTSTAA; encoded by the exons ATGGCTACTGTTAGAGATTTCCCGACCATCAAGGCCATAAGGTCATTCATCATTGGCGGTGTTGGATCAG GCGGTGATTATCACAACGTCAAGGGCGGTCACTG GCTCATTGACAGCGACATCTCAACACCTTGCTCGAGATGGGAGCAGTACAAGAAGTCTCGAACCAGCTGGGGCATCAACGTGCTGGGCTCGTTCCTggtcgagattgaggctACGGATGGCACTGTTGGCTTTGCAACTGGCTTTGGAG GCCCCCCTGCTTGCTGGCTCGTCCACCAGCACTTCGAGCGTTTCCTCATCGGTGCCGACCCCCGCAACACAAACCTTCTCTTCGAGCAGATGTACCGTGCATCCATGTTCTATGGCCGCAAGGGTCTGCCAATCGCTGTCATTTCCGTCATCGACCTTGCCCTCTGGGATCTTCTGGGCAAGCTGCGCAACGAGCCCGTCTACCGTCTCATTGGTGGAGCTACAAAGGAGCGCCTCGACTTCTACTGCACCGGCCCCGAGCCCACagccgccaaggccatgggATTCTGGGGAGCCAAGGTCCCCCTGCCCTTCTGCCCCGATGATGGTCACGAGGGTCTTCGCAAGAAcgtcgagttcctccgcAAGCACCGTGAGGCCGTCGGTCCCGACTTCCCCATCATGGTCGACTGCTACATGAGTCTCAACGTCTCTTACACAATCGAGATCGTCAAGGCGACTCTGGATCTCAACATCAACTGGTGGGAGGAGTGCCTGTCTCCCGATGACACTGACGGCTTCGCTCTGATCAAGCGAGCTCACCCCCAGGTCAAGTTCACCACTGGTGAGCATGAGTATTCGCGATTTGGTTTCCGCAAGCTCATCGAGGACCGAaacctcgacatcatccagcCCGATGTCATGTGGCTTGGCGGTCTGACTGAACTCCTCAAGGTCGCTGCCCATGCTGCGGCCTATGACATTCCCATCGTCCCTCACGCCAGTGGCCCTTACAGCTACCACTTCCAGATCTCTCAGCCCAACACCCCCTTCCAGGAGTACCTTGCCAACTCGCCCGATGGCAAGAGCGTGCTGCCCGTGTTTGGTGATCTCTTCATCGATGAGCCCATCCCCACCAAGGGCTTCCTGACAACGGCGGACCTGGATAAGCCCGGTTTCGGTCTGACCCTCAACCCGGCTGCCCGATCCAAGTTGATCCCCAGCGACTACCTTCTCAAGATGCCCGCGGTCCCTACCCTGGCGCCCCCCAGCCCTCCCaatgagaaggaggaggaggagaagccagaaACCAAGGAAGAGTCCAAGCCCAACGGTGTTGTTGAGCAGCTTgcggccaaggtcgagggcCTCACCACCTCAACGGCCGCTTAG